The Gardnerella leopoldii genomic interval GCTGTACCTTATAGTGCAGTTTTCGACAAGGATTCTGAATCTTACAAGGTAGAGGATGGTATACCTGGTCGCACTATAGAAACTATGTCTGTTCGTGAAGCAGTAAAAAAGTTAATTGCTCACCCTGGTAAAACAGTAAAAGTTTCTGTTACATCTCGACGCACTGACGCTCCTATTAAGCTTGATGCAGCGCAGAAACTTGTAGATGATTTAAATAAACTTCTTGAGAAAAAAATCACGTTTAATAACGGTGACGGTAAAGATTTTACGGTTCCAAAAGAAGCGATTGCGTCTTGGATCAGTATAAAAGCAGATACGACTCGCCGTAAGCTTTCTTACACAATTGATGCAGATAAAGCAGATTATTATTTGTCTCAAGTTCTTCCAAAAGAGCTTAATCAGCAAAAGATTAATCAGGAAGATGCAGTCAATAAAGAAGGCAAGTTTATTTTCACAACACTTAAAGGTTCTAATGGTGTTGAAATTAGCTATTCCGATAGTATTGCGAAAAAGGCTGTAGAATCTTTGCGCAATGGCAATGATTTCAAGATGTCTGTTCCTTCAAAAATCACTAAGTTTACCGTTGAAAAGAAGCTTGTTGAAATGCGCATTGTTGTTGACAAAACAACCCAAACGGCTTCTGTTTATAGGAATGATGAACTTGTAAAAACATTCCCTGTTTGCACAGGTAAGCGCGGTGCCGATGATTCAGCTTCTGGTACATTCTTTATTTACTTGCGTTATGCTTCACAAGATATGCGCGGTAGGAATGGCGATGGCTCTCCTTACTTCTCTCCTGGAGTGCGTTGGGTTAGCTATTACCATGGTGGAGAAGGTTTCCACACTGCTTCTTGGAATTATAAGGGTATTGCAACTGGCGATGCTGCAAATCACGGCTCTCATGGTTGCATAAACATGTATGAGCAGGATGCTCGCTGGATTTTTGAAAATTGCCCACGTGGCACTATTGTGCAAATTGTTGGCACGACTCCGGATGGTCCGGTACGCGAATGAGCGAATCTGTGGGTAACTCACTTAACAAAGATGAACGCGCCGAAGGACTTTCGCTTTCTGCGCGTTCTAATCTTGAGTATGTGCAAAGCCCACAATCTACTCCGCAATTAGTGGCGTCTAGACGGATTAGCAGTGCGCCAATTCCTGTGCATGTTACGGCAACATTGTTTGACGCTCCTTCTAAAGCTGAGCGTATTGACAATAAGCCATTGCTTGTGCGTTTTGGTCGCAGGCTCGTTACATCTATTGTCGGCATGTGGATGCGTCTTGCTGGTCGTGTTGCACGTCGTTTTGGCTGGTTTCCAAGTGTTGAGCCATATATTGGGTATGGAACGCATAGATATGCTCGCTTGATTTGCAGAACTGTGTATGCTCCAAAGCTTGGTCATCATTCTGCTCTAAAACGCGGAATTTATGCGATGCTTGTTGTTCCTGCTGTGCGTGTGCGCGTGGCTTTGTCTATTGACGGTATTCCTGTAGAAACAGCTCAAATTGGCGATTCTGAAATATACGATAAGCCTGAAGGTTCACGCGATGGTAGTGCAGAGTACTGTATTTCTGACCGTGCAGGGTATTTAGATTTAATTACCGAACGCGCTTTAGAGCCTGGTCGTCACGTTGTTTCGTATTCTGTTAGTGACCGTGAGCCTGTAAAAGCGAGTTTATTTGCTATTGATGCAAATGTTCCTGTTGGTGTTATTTCGGACGTTGACGACACTATTATGGTTACTCAAGCGCCTTCGCCAATTCGCGCTGCTTATAATTTGCTTATTATGAATCCTGCTCATCGTTCGCCAGTTGCTGGAATGTCTGAGTTTTTCCAGTCTTTAGAGCGTTTGCGTGACGATATTCCATTTTTCTATCTTTCTACTTCTCCGTGGAATGTTGAGGCTTCAATTCGTCACTTTATTGATCGCGAAAAGTTTCCTGAGGGTCCTCTTCTTCTTCGTGATTTGGATCCGCGTCCTAAAACTTTTATTCCAAACGGACCGCAGCATAAATTAGAATTTGCAACTCAACTTATGGATGATTTTCCTGGCATGCGTTTTGTGCTTATTGGCGATGATGGTCAAAAGGATCCTTTAACGTATGCGAATATTATTCGTAAGCATCCAGGTCGTGTGCTTGCAGTAGGTATTAGGCAATTGCGTAAGCGTGCTACTGTTGAGGATTTTCGTCGTAAATTATCTCGTGATTTTGCTGTTGCTTTAAGTGCATCTAAACGTGCGTATGTTTTTTCGGATGCTCTTGATACTACGTGTGAAGATGCGCAAGAAATTCCTACTATGGCGATCGAAAAATTAAATAATGCTAACGAGTTTTCTGGTGATATTGATGATTTTGATGATGCTCAAATGCGCATAATTGAAGCAGAAGGTGCTGCTGGTACTTTGCAAGGCGTGCCATTTTTTGCAGCTCCTCAAGGCAAAGATTTAGCTAAAGTAATGCTTCCGTTTATAGAGGAAGCGATTGCGAAATAGTATAAAATAATTGCAAAATAATTTTGTAATATTAAAGAATTGCAGAAAATATTTCGTTACTAATATATAAGAGCTGAAGAAAATACTTAATGAAAATTAAAAGAGGTGTAGCTATGAATAATCAAGATTTTGCAAAGCCAAAAGCGGCAGAACGCATACCGTCGGCACGTGAATTCCATGGCGACACTTATATAGACGAATATGCTTGGATGAAAGATCGCAATAATCCTAAGCTTATGGAATACGTCAATAGTCAAAATGCTTATACTGAACAGCGTGTAAAGCACTTAGCAAACTTGCGTTCTACATTATTTGACGAGTTGCGCTCAAGAGTTCAAGAAACAGACATGTCTGTTCCTATGCGCATGAATAATTACTGGTATTACGTGCGTACTGAAAAAGGCAAACAATACGCTGTGCAATGCCGTATGAAAGTCGAAAATAGTGACGATTGGAATCCGCCAACTATCGACAATTCTGCAAAGCCTGGCACAACTGATGGTGAAGAGATTTTATTTGATGCAAACTTTGAATCTGAGCACTCTGGTGGCAAGTTCTTTAGAGTCGGTGGAATGGATTTGAGCACCGACGGTTTGCGAATGCTGTACGGTGTCGACACTCAAGGCGATGAACGCTTTAACTATTTTATTCGTGACTTTTCTACAAAAACATGTTCTTGGTCGCAGTTAGAAGAATCGTGGGAAAATCTTGCTTCTGCTTCACTTTCTCCAGATGGAAAATGGGTGTTTTATGTAAAGCTTGATGATGCTTGGCGTCCTTATCAAGTTTGGAGGCATAAGGTCGGCACTAAAGTTTCCAGCGATGTAAAAGTTTTTGAAGAAACTGACGAGCGATTTTTTGTTGACGTGTATGAAAGTTTTGACGAACGATACATGATGATCAGTAGTAGTTCAAAGACTACATCGCGCGTGCTTATGCTTCCTTTGAGCAATCCTGAGGGCGAATTCCGTATGGTTATTGAGCCGGTTGAGGGAGTGGAATACGATATTTCTTTCGCTTGCTTCGAGAATGCTGGCGAAAATGGTGAAGATATTCCAATTGCGATTGTGTGCCATAACGCTAAAAATCCTAATTTTGAAATTGACATTATTGATATGAGAGGAAATTCCGGCAAGTTTGATGAGCATGTAACGTATAAGCTTTCGGATGGAGTATGTGTTGCTTCGGGTTCTCCTTATGGTTGCGAGCAAGGAGATGCTTGGCAAAAAGGTGCCGGAAGTGAGCCTATTACAAAGCCTTATAATTCGCCTCAAAATCCTGAAATATTGCAAAATGCAGTTGGATTGAGCATAAGCGGATTGTCAATGTACAAAAATTATGTGGCACTAGCTTACCGTTCTCAAGGTTTGCCGCATTTGGCTGTAATGAGCAAGAAGCGCGCTGTTGAAGATTTTTTGCAAGCAAAACCGTGGCGTTTTTGCGAAGTGCGACCGCTTTCTTCCCAGCTTGCGAATCAATTTACGGATCAACTTACGGATCAATTTTCTTCTCAACTTACGGATCAAGCGCAAGCCGAATCACGTGCTGCGCTCGCAAATATTTCACAAGAAGAAATCAACAATAATCGCTTATTTAGTATTTCTATGACTGGAAATCCTTCGTACGAAGCTCCGCATATGCGTTACGCTTTTGGCAGTTACGCAACTTTAGGTCAACTTCGCGAGTTGGATCCTTTAACAGGCGAAGATGTGTTGCTCAAGCAAGGTAAAATTTTAGGCGAATTTAATGAGCACAATTATGCTGAAAAGCGCGTTTGGATTACTGCTCGAGATGGTGAGCGTGTGCCAGTATCGCTTGTGTGGCGTCCGGATAAAATTTCTCAAACTGACTCAATGTTTATTACTGGTTATGGAGCGTATGAAGTTAGTTCAGACCCTACTTTTTCTGTCGGTCGCTTGAGTTTGCTGGATCGCGGCGTGTTATATGCGCAAGTGCATGTGCGAGGCGGTGGCGAAATGGGTCGCGCGTGGTATGAGCAGGGTAGGCGCGTTAATAAAAAGCATACTTTTGAAGATTTTGTTGATGCCACGCGTGCTTTGCAAAATGCTGGTTTTGCTTCTGCTTGCCATACTGTTGCAAACGGTGGTTCAGCAGGAGGCTTGCTTATGGGTGCTATAGCAAATATGGCTCCGGAATGTTATGCAGGAATTGAAGCAGACGTGCCTTTTGTAGATGCCCTTACGTCTATGCTCGACTCTTCTTTGCCGCTTACTGTAACAGAGTGGGATGAGTGGGGCAATCCGCTCGATGATTCTGAAGCTTATGCTTATATGAAATCGTATACTCCTTACGAAAATGTGCCTTGCGCAAAAACGGAAGATGGTCGCAAGAAGTTAGCTGATTTTCCGAAAATCTTAATCACATCGTCTATTCACGACACGCGCGTGCTTGTTACGGAACCTTTGAAATGGCTCGCTAAATTGCAAGCTTCTGGGGTTGATGCAATTGCTCGTATTGAAACTGACGGTGGTCACGGTGGCACTTCTGGCAGGTACAGGCAATGGCAGGAGTTAGCTTATGAAAACGCATGGTGCTTGCATGTTATGGGAGTAAATAGTTAGTCGGAAGCGGCAGAAACTTTACTGCGTTGTAAAGTAAATGTCGTTTGTGTGCTAAAAGGCGGCAGAAACTTTACTGCGTTGTAAAAAAACGGTCGTTTGCATGCTAAAAAGCGGCAGAAACTTTACAACGGCGTAAAGTAAATGTCGTTTCCTCGTCTTTCGTGATATCATAGGTCAGGTGATGTGCGTTTTTCGCTTACGCTTTTCGTTTGCGTTTGCGTTCATCCGCATACAGGTAGTTCAATGGAGATATCTACTTATTGCTTAATGAAGGGGTAGAGCAGCAATGGCAACACTCAGCGTTGACAGCGATGAATTTTCACTGCAACATACCGCATTGTTTAAGCAAGTTCCAGCTGATCAAGTAAAAGAATTGATGCAGTATTTGCAAGAATCGACATTTAAAAAAGGTTCGGCAATTTTTAATGAAGGCGATACTGACCATCGAATGTACTTGCTTGAGCGTGGAAGAGTAAAATTAGTTCGTCATTCAAACGACAATCGTGTGCAATTGTTAAGTATTCACACTCCTGGCGAAATTCTAGGCGAAATTCCCGTTTTTGATCCTAGCGGCGGTCCTCGTACAGCTTCAGCAATATCTATTACCAACAATACTAGAGTTTTATGGCTAGAAAATGACGTGTTATTCCATTGGCTAAACAATCACCCTAGCGTTGCAGTAGATATGCTTCAAGTGCTTGCAGCGCGCATGAGAGCAAATAATGAGCGAATTTCCGACTTAGTTTTTATGGATGTTCCTGCTCGTTTAGCGAAGACTTTGCTGAATTTAGCTTCAAGATTTGGCGAGCCTATGAGCGATGGCTTGCTTGTGCCGCATGATTTAACGCAAGAAGAGCTTGCGCAACTTGTTGGCTCTTCACGCGAAACAGTTAACAAAGCACTTATGGATTTTGCAAACAGAGGCTGGATTATGCGCCAAGGCAGGTCAATTATTATTTATAAGCCTGGCATGCTTATTCGTCGAGCTGAGCGTTAAAGTGCGAATGTTTATGATGCCAGTTTTCAAGTAGAGGCAAACCTTTAGAATAGTACGCATGCCGAAAAAGAATTCACTGACTGTTCGCCGTGTGCTAGCACTGTTCCTTACCTACATCACTTTGTGTGTTGCAGGAGGTGTTGCAGCAAGTATTATGTTTGTTCCTGGCGTAATGAGCGTGAATAGCATAGTGAAAACAGTAGTACCTTCACTTCGCGTTGACGGCATCGATTTTGATGTAACTGCTTTGCCGCAAAAATCGCGACTTTACGCTTCTGATGGCAAAACTATTATTGCAACTTTTTATGCTCAAAACCGCACTGTAGTGCCGCTTCGACGCATATCGCAATATATGCAGCGAGCAATGGTTGCTCGTGAAGACCGTCGATTCTTTGAGCATTCCGGCGTAGATATGCAAGGTGTTATTCGCGCATTCGTGCAAACATTCGTTAAAAAGGGAGATATGCAAGGTGGCTCTTCCTTAACTCAGCAATATGTAAAAAATGTGCTTATGATTAAAGCTCGCGAAAATAACGATCCTTTAGCTGAGTATCACGCTTCTGAAGGCACTATTGCTCGTAAATTGCGCGAAATGCTTATTGCAATTCAAATGGAGAAAAAATACTCCAAACTTGAGATTTTGCAGGGATATTTAAATATTGCGCAGTTTGGTAGCAATAATATTTACGGCGTAGAAACTGCAGCTCATCGATACTTCAATACGAGTGCTGCAAAGCTTAATCTTGTGCAATCGGCAACTATTGCTGCAATTACAAAGAATCCTTCGCGTTACGATCCTTCTATTGAAGCAAATCAACCTGAAGCGCAAAAGCAGCGCAATATTGTACTTGATTTAATGCTTCGTCAAGGTTTTATTACTAAGAGCGAGCATGATTCCGCTGTTGCTATTCCTCTTAAAAGCACTCTTAACATACAGAGGGAAGTTTCTAAGATTGGATGCCAAGCTGCAGGTGATGCAGCATTCTTCTGCGATTATGTAACGAAGAAAATTTTGCATTCTCGCGAGTTTGGTAAAACTGCTGCCATGCGCGAAAAGTTGCTTACTGAGGGTGGTCTTGATATCTACACAACTATGGATTTGCGCGCCAGCAAGGCTGCTATGAAAGCTGCTAGAGATACGATTCCTGTAAACGATAAGAGCGGTTTTGAAGTTTCAATTGCGGCAATTAAGCCTGGAACTGGTGAAGTTTTGGCATTTGGCAGCAATCGTATTTATGATGCTACGGATGCTGCAAAATCAGATCCTACGCATACGGCTTTGAACTATGCTGTAGATGAGCGCGATGGTGGCGGTCTTGGTTGGCAGATTGGTTCTACGTGGAAGCCAATTAATATGGTTGCATGGATGCTTGCTGGAAAGTCGATTAATCAGCCTCTTCGCACTTCTATGCTTTACAACAATGCTGATTTTAATTGCAGCAAATTCCGCGGAGTTGGTAGTTGGTCAGTTCAAAACTCTGGTGGTGGCACAACTAATCCGGAAACTCCTTTGCAAGGTCTTGTGCGCTCGCATAATACCACTCAGGCTTCTATGGCTCAGCAAATTAAGCTGTGTTCAATCGCGGATGCTGCTCGCATACTTGGTTACCATAATTCGCCTCTTGGTCAGGAAAGTGTGTATTCTTCTAACTCGCTTAATCCGCCTATGACGATTGGTTCTGTGCAAGCTTCGCCTTTAACTGTGGCGAATGTGTATGCAACTATTGGTGCTGATGGCGTGGCATGTGATCCTATTGCTATTAAGCGAGTTGTTGACAAAAATGGTAAGCGTTTGAAAGTTCCTAGTGCGCATTGCCATCAAGCAATTCCAAAGGGAATTGCTCAAACTGCTGCTTATGCGCTGAATCAGGGTGTTGTGCAACCTGGCGGCGAGGCTTCAACTACCCAACTTGATGGTGGTCGCAAGACTTTCGCAAAAACTGGTACTAACGAACAGTACTACATGACTACAGCTGGTTTTGTGCCGTATCAAGTTGCTTCGTTTGTGGCAGTTGGTAACGCCGAATCACAAAAAAGCTTTAATGGCATGACTATTAACGGTCGTACAATGGCAGCTTGGTATGGTATGTATATTGCAACGCCAGCGTGGAAACAGTTTATGAATGACTATTTGAAAGCTGCTAACATTCCTGTTGACAACGATTATGGCAAGCCTGATCCAAAGTACACTGCCGGTGGAACTCTGCCTGGCATGCCTAAAAATACTGTTAAAACTGATCAGCAGAAGCGAGATGAAGACGCTAGAAAGCAGGCAGCACAAGAACAGCAGGAAGAAGCTAAGAAACAAAAGAACACGCAAGATCAGTACGGCACTGCTCGTCGCGACGACTATAGTAATTCAGAAACTGATAATTACTAAATGGTATTTGTTAACTCGTAATTGCTAGTTAACTTACTAAATACTAAGTTGTTTTGTGCTGTTCCTTACAAATAGACCCTTACTTATGCTACTTGATTGTGAGCAAAGTAAGGGTCATTTTTAGCGCAAATACGCACTGTACTAGTTCAAATCCGCACCAACTGCGTCTGTAACATGCTCAAAGCCGTCGCGTTTCAAAAGATCCGCAAGTCCGCGTTTCAGCGTTGTGATTTGCTGCGGTCCTCTGTACATAAGTGACGTAATAAACATAACCAAATCAGCGCCTGAGCGAATCTTCTCATATGCTTGCTTTGGCGTAAATACTCCGCCAATGCCTGCAATAGCAAAACGTTTACCAAAAGCTTTGCGCGTGCGTCGAATAAGCTCGTTGCTTGCGCTGTAGGTAGGACCTCCAGAAAGTGCTCCTTGCCAATCTTCCGGAACATCAAGTCCTGCGCGATTCTTTTGCAAGTTCGCAATACTTACTCCGTCAACTTTATGTTCGGCAAGTACGTCAAGCAAAGATTTGAACTGTTCCCAACCACCGTGCAAATTAAGCGGCATCTTAACTAACGTTGGCTGAGGTCGCTTAATAGTGTCAAGATCGGTGAATAATTTGTCAAGTGCTTCCGGCTGACTAAATGGTTCACCCACACGCGTGTTCGGGCATGAAATATTTACTTCAATTATTGAGCTTTTTCCGGCTGCACGTTCCATAGAAATATGGTAGTCTTCAATTCCTTCTTCCAAGTCGCCAACTAAGTCGTCGTTTGTGCGCGCAATAGAAATAGACATATTCATAGACTTTGCATGCGTCCAGGCTTTCTCGGCTCGTGCAACAACGGCTTCGCTGCCATCGTTTGCTAGTCCTGCGTGTACAAGAATAGAGTCATATTCTGGAAGGCGATGATACCAAGGTTTTTGATTTCCTTCGCATGGTCGGCTTGTGGTAGAGCCAACTGTTTCAAAACCAAAGCCGGCGTTGTCTAGTACGGTCGCCATTTGGCAGTTTTTATCCAGTCCTGCACTTAAGCCAAACGGATTTGCAAAATCCACACCCATAACGTTAGTTTCTAGCACTGGGTCTGTGTAGTTAAGCATTTCGCGAAGAAGCCACATTAATCCAGGAGTGCGTTCGCTAAATTTGCAAAAATTAATCATGCGATCATGCGCTTCGTCTGGAGGAATGTTAAAAACAAAATGCGGTTTAATAATGTGTTTGTATGAGAATGTAAAAAGGTCGGTCGTTGCTTTATTGACGACATTGTGCAATGAGTGTTCAGAAACGTAATACATATTTATATAGTAGGGCATTATTGTTATATGCGCTATTACTTAGTGTATTTTGTGCGTTTTTTCTTGCCGTAGTTTGTGCGTTTTCTTCCTTAGTACGCGTTCGTTTTTGTGCGATTTTTCATAAAACTTGCTTTGCTTGACAACAAAATGTGCGTTCTTTTCGTTTTAATGCCCTGAAACGCTCAATTACGTTTGTTTTTTGCGTTTACGTGTGCGATAATGTTCGTATGATTTCTTCACAGCGTCAACATTTGATTTTAAGCCGTCTCCGTACGCGCGGTGCTGTTCGCATTACTGCGCTTTCTAAAGAACTGAACGTTTCTGCTATGACGGTTCGCAGGGATATCGCAGAGCTTTCGGATCGTGGGCTTTTAAAGCGCGTTCACGGCGGCGCAGTGACGACTAATACTCTGCTTTCGGAGCCGCTGTTTTCTGTAAAGTCGCAAATGGATATTGGTTTGAAGGATGCAATTGCGCGTTTGGCTGTGGATTATGTTTCTCCGGGGGATGTGATTGCTATTGGCGGCGGTACCACTGCTTATGTGTTTGCGCAACATTTGCTCGAGTCGCGCAGGGCTTCTGGTATTACGATTTTGACCAATTCGATTCCTGTTGCGGAGCTTGTGCAAGCTTTAGAGTCGAAGGATGTCGAGGTTATTGTTACCGGTGGCGTGATTACGCGTTCCAATTCGCTGGTTGGGCCTATTGCAGATAAAGTTGTTGCTTCTCTTCGTGTGAATACCGTTTTTCTTGGCACGCATTCTGTGTCTCTTCCTCGCGGATTCCTTATGCCAAATTCTTTGGAAGCTGCTACTGATATGGCGTTAATGGATATTGCGGATCGCACGATTATTTTGACGGATCATACTAAATGGAGTTGTACGTCGCTTTCGCTATTTGCTCGTTTTGATCAGGTTGATACTGTTATTACCGACGATGGTTTGGATGCTGATTCTCAGCTTCGTACGCGTGAGCTTGTGAAGGATTTGGTTTTGGCACCTGTTATTGATGAGCGAGATGTTCTTGATGCGTCTAATGCTGACGATTTAGTGAGTTCTGGAGATTCTGACGATTTGCTTGATTAGTATTTTTGCGAATATTTTTGCAAAGTTTAATTTTGCGCGCTGATGATTTTAATGCCCGAGTGAGTTGTTTACTCGGGCATTTTTGGTTTTTCTGTTTGGTTTTGCTTCAAGTGTGTCGATGTTTAAACAAATTTCGCCGATGGTTAAATATTGCGTTTTTCTTTGTTTTATAAGGCTGTTAAAGAAATCGCAAAACTCAAACCTTAAAGAAAGCTGAAAAAACGTTAAAAAAATCCAGTATATGGCGTGTCGCGTAATTTTTATTAAAAAATACAGAAAAATGTCGTAAATATTTCTGCTTTTTAATGAATATAACGAATATTTACTAAGATTTTTGTATTTTTGGCGCTTAGAAATCTGAATTTTAGTGTTGAGTTTTCTGAGAGCTTGCGGTAAGTTTTAACTCAGTTACCGGTTGAATCCCTAGTTCACTGGTACGAGCGGGAAACCGCAAATGGCAAATTTTTCTTCGCATACCCTAGTGCGAAGGAGAAGAAGAAAGGAAAATATTATGTTGAATAAGAAGGCTATCGCCGCATTCGCTGCCGGCGCCACCCTCCTCTCTGGTTTCGCTTTTGCTGCTCCAGCAATGGCTGCATGCCCAGATCCTGCTCCATTCAAGAGCGCTGCTAAGACGTCTGCTGATGCTGCTTACAAAGCTTATACTGATGCTAAGGCTGTTCTTGATGGTATGACAGTTTCTCCAGCTCCTGCAAAGGATTCTGAAGCTGAACATTATACTGTTACAATTTTGGCTACTGGCTTGTTGAAGAATAATGCTGATCCATCTGAAGTCTCACATGATCTGTACGTAAAGGTTCAGAAGTATGTGGATGCTTACAATGCTAACGTTACAGAGACTAGGGCTAAGGAAGCTCAGCAGACTAAGGTAAATGATCTTCTTGCTAAGTATCTCGATGCTAAGAACGTATTGGAGAACTGCGCAGTTCCAGATCCAACTGAGGATCAGGTTAAGAGGGCTCTTATTAACAAGGTTCGTCTTGCTAAGATGAACTTGGACAACAAGGATGATGAACTTGCTGTTGCTAAGAATAAGTTCAATGATGCTTATAAGGCTTTGGTTGCTGCTATTGCTGAGTACAATGCTCGCATGGATGCATTCAGTGCTGCTAATGGAAAGCTCAACGCATTCTTGGCTTCTGGCGTGAATGATTCTGCTACCGAGACTCGTTTGCGTGATGCTGCAGATCGTGCTGAGGCTCACCTTAAGCGTGCAACTCTTGCTCTTGCCAAGGCTAAGGCTGCTTATGATGATGCTCTGGCAAAGGATTTGGCTGCTGTAGCTGCTTATAATAAGGCTTTGCAGACTTACAAGGATGTTTACAATGAGGCTGTTGCTGCTGGTGTGAACCCAGCTTTGTTGCCACCAGTTGTGACTTCTGATCCTTTGGATCCAAAGGTTCCAGCTGTTCCTGGTTTGAAGCATGCTTATGCTTCTGCTATGAGCGGTAAGTTTGGTAAGGAAGCTAAGGCTGCTGAGGCTGCTGCTAAGCAGGGTAAGGATACCAAGGCTTCTGCTCAGCAGAACAACAATGCTAACGGTGCTGCCGCTGGTGCAAACGGTGCCGCTGCTGCTGGTTTAGCTAAGACTGGTGCTGCTGTAGCTATGGCTGCTGTTGCTGCTTCTGTGCTTGCTGGCATGGGTGCTGCTCTTCGCAAGATCCGTCACTAAGCTAAAAGCTGATTCAGCGATGAATCATTTGGGCTTTAGCTTACTGGTTGATCGTTGAGTCGATTTTACTGTGAATTACTTAGTCTAGTGTGCTAAAAGGTGCGCTAGACTAAGTTTTTTTTGACCTATAAACCTTTTTATAACAATTTTGTGCTCTTCGCCTCCTGTCTGCACATCCTGTCTGCGCTTTCTGCTGCACCCTTGTAAACTTTCTGCCGTTTTTTCGCTCTTTCGCGACTTTTCCTTTACGCAGCTGCACAGTTTTTGCCGTTTTATCGCCTTAATCCGACCGTTTCTTTACGCCGCTGTAAAGTTTTTGCCGTTTTATCGCGCGCATCCGACCTTTCCTTTACTCCCATGTAAACTTTCTGCCGCCACCTGCCAATTCCGCACCTTCTTTTCGCACCTTCTTTCCGTACCTTTTATCCACAATGCAAGAAATTTATTTACGCACGAATAAGGCTTTAATAACCTTGCATTATGAATAATTTTTATATAAACGATTTATTTTCGAATAGTGAACAGAATAAGCGTTGCTTCGCCCCGAAAACTAA includes:
- a CDS encoding L,D-transpeptidase codes for the protein MAELQQNFEGDESFNITSSNMPDDASDDTVAFMQVPQSHVEDQMADNSVNYEGTLADNLGEVADEEDTSGDIVDDIVEDIAGNKKNVFGNNATSYGMYANATPADSTATDSFRVVEPKAKKHRANRSALALMYSLLIFVILLAAAFFALHLYFNNRVAPGVDFGDASITRNLTGYQEDSVSKTVQNAVDHSELVISDDQGNSVDADLSQLGVKIDKNATVKAIMNAKRDNLFTRIMPWVHQTVSLKAVRDDSALDSYLLHKFIREKDRAVPYSAVFDKDSESYKVEDGIPGRTIETMSVREAVKKLIAHPGKTVKVSVTSRRTDAPIKLDAAQKLVDDLNKLLEKKITFNNGDGKDFTVPKEAIASWISIKADTTRRKLSYTIDADKADYYLSQVLPKELNQQKINQEDAVNKEGKFIFTTLKGSNGVEISYSDSIAKKAVESLRNGNDFKMSVPSKITKFTVEKKLVEMRIVVDKTTQTASVYRNDELVKTFPVCTGKRGADDSASGTFFIYLRYASQDMRGRNGDGSPYFSPGVRWVSYYHGGEGFHTASWNYKGIATGDAANHGSHGCINMYEQDARWIFENCPRGTIVQIVGTTPDGPVRE
- a CDS encoding App1 family protein gives rise to the protein MSESVGNSLNKDERAEGLSLSARSNLEYVQSPQSTPQLVASRRISSAPIPVHVTATLFDAPSKAERIDNKPLLVRFGRRLVTSIVGMWMRLAGRVARRFGWFPSVEPYIGYGTHRYARLICRTVYAPKLGHHSALKRGIYAMLVVPAVRVRVALSIDGIPVETAQIGDSEIYDKPEGSRDGSAEYCISDRAGYLDLITERALEPGRHVVSYSVSDREPVKASLFAIDANVPVGVISDVDDTIMVTQAPSPIRAAYNLLIMNPAHRSPVAGMSEFFQSLERLRDDIPFFYLSTSPWNVEASIRHFIDREKFPEGPLLLRDLDPRPKTFIPNGPQHKLEFATQLMDDFPGMRFVLIGDDGQKDPLTYANIIRKHPGRVLAVGIRQLRKRATVEDFRRKLSRDFAVALSASKRAYVFSDALDTTCEDAQEIPTMAIEKLNNANEFSGDIDDFDDAQMRIIEAEGAAGTLQGVPFFAAPQGKDLAKVMLPFIEEAIAK
- a CDS encoding S9 family peptidase — encoded protein: MKIKRGVAMNNQDFAKPKAAERIPSAREFHGDTYIDEYAWMKDRNNPKLMEYVNSQNAYTEQRVKHLANLRSTLFDELRSRVQETDMSVPMRMNNYWYYVRTEKGKQYAVQCRMKVENSDDWNPPTIDNSAKPGTTDGEEILFDANFESEHSGGKFFRVGGMDLSTDGLRMLYGVDTQGDERFNYFIRDFSTKTCSWSQLEESWENLASASLSPDGKWVFYVKLDDAWRPYQVWRHKVGTKVSSDVKVFEETDERFFVDVYESFDERYMMISSSSKTTSRVLMLPLSNPEGEFRMVIEPVEGVEYDISFACFENAGENGEDIPIAIVCHNAKNPNFEIDIIDMRGNSGKFDEHVTYKLSDGVCVASGSPYGCEQGDAWQKGAGSEPITKPYNSPQNPEILQNAVGLSISGLSMYKNYVALAYRSQGLPHLAVMSKKRAVEDFLQAKPWRFCEVRPLSSQLANQFTDQLTDQFSSQLTDQAQAESRAALANISQEEINNNRLFSISMTGNPSYEAPHMRYAFGSYATLGQLRELDPLTGEDVLLKQGKILGEFNEHNYAEKRVWITARDGERVPVSLVWRPDKISQTDSMFITGYGAYEVSSDPTFSVGRLSLLDRGVLYAQVHVRGGGEMGRAWYEQGRRVNKKHTFEDFVDATRALQNAGFASACHTVANGGSAGGLLMGAIANMAPECYAGIEADVPFVDALTSMLDSSLPLTVTEWDEWGNPLDDSEAYAYMKSYTPYENVPCAKTEDGRKKLADFPKILITSSIHDTRVLVTEPLKWLAKLQASGVDAIARIETDGGHGGTSGRYRQWQELAYENAWCLHVMGVNS
- a CDS encoding Crp/Fnr family transcriptional regulator encodes the protein MATLSVDSDEFSLQHTALFKQVPADQVKELMQYLQESTFKKGSAIFNEGDTDHRMYLLERGRVKLVRHSNDNRVQLLSIHTPGEILGEIPVFDPSGGPRTASAISITNNTRVLWLENDVLFHWLNNHPSVAVDMLQVLAARMRANNERISDLVFMDVPARLAKTLLNLASRFGEPMSDGLLVPHDLTQEELAQLVGSSRETVNKALMDFANRGWIMRQGRSIIIYKPGMLIRRAER